A DNA window from Gillisia sp. Hel1_33_143 contains the following coding sequences:
- a CDS encoding N-acetylmuramoyl-L-alanine amidase: MKNNLLTFIAILFISTLLVAFTPISNTKPKPKFVVVLDAGHGGKDPGNRGGGFNEKDIALSIVLKVGRELEKNDNIKVIYTRSNDVFIELDRRADIANDAKADLFVSVHCNAHNSQAYGTETFVLGLHRNQANFEVAKRENSVIFLEEDYDITYDGFDPNSPESYIGMQIMQEEYLDQSILLADYVQKKFTKELRRNDRGVKQAGFLVLRQTYMPSVLIETGFLTNREEGPFLNSSNGQSKMADAIVDAIKDYSGSINMAALDNLESNAPVAVTTVDAPTTFEDAFEGITFKVQLAASSKKLEPKSSNFKGLKPVFREEEGKFYKYYYGATSSYNQIQDLQKKAKSKGYKSCYVVAFKDGKKITVNEALKSQGK, from the coding sequence ATGAAAAATAACCTACTTACATTTATTGCAATACTCTTTATTTCAACCTTATTAGTTGCATTTACACCTATTTCTAATACCAAACCTAAACCAAAATTTGTTGTGGTTTTAGACGCTGGTCATGGTGGAAAAGACCCGGGAAACAGGGGGGGAGGTTTTAATGAGAAAGATATAGCCCTAAGCATTGTACTTAAGGTAGGAAGAGAACTGGAGAAAAATGATAACATTAAAGTTATTTATACCAGAAGTAATGATGTTTTTATTGAGTTAGATAGGCGGGCAGATATAGCTAATGATGCTAAAGCAGATTTATTTGTATCTGTGCACTGTAATGCTCATAATTCCCAGGCTTACGGTACCGAAACTTTTGTACTTGGATTACACCGTAACCAGGCTAACTTTGAAGTTGCTAAGCGAGAGAACTCTGTGATCTTTCTAGAAGAGGATTATGATATTACCTATGATGGTTTTGATCCTAATTCTCCAGAGTCTTATATAGGTATGCAGATAATGCAGGAAGAATATCTAGATCAAAGTATATTATTGGCAGATTATGTACAGAAGAAATTTACCAAAGAACTAAGAAGAAATGATAGAGGTGTAAAACAGGCTGGATTCTTAGTTCTGCGCCAAACCTATATGCCAAGTGTACTTATTGAAACCGGATTTCTTACCAATAGAGAAGAAGGACCTTTTTTAAATAGTTCTAACGGGCAGTCTAAAATGGCAGATGCTATTGTAGATGCTATCAAAGACTATAGCGGAAGTATAAACATGGCTGCTTTAGATAATTTAGAATCTAATGCTCCCGTTGCAGTAACAACTGTAGATGCTCCTACAACTTTTGAAGACGCTTTTGAGGGAATTACCTTTAAAGTACAACTTGCTGCTAGTTCTAAGAAGTTAGAACCAAAATCTTCTAATTTTAAGGGCTTAAAACCTGTATTTAGAGAAGAAGAAGGTAAATTCTATAAATATTATTACGGGGCTACTTCAAGTTATAATCAAATTCAAGATCTTCAGAAAAAGGCAAAATCTAAAGGTTATAAGTCTTGTTATGTGGTTGCATTCAAGGATGGTAAGAAGATTACCGTTAATGAGGCGTTAAAAAGCCAAGGCAAATAG
- a CDS encoding MlaD family protein yields MKYTKEVKTGILAIVAIVILIFGYSFLKGKNLLDSSRKFYAVYADVEGLSPSSAVTINGLKVGKINTIDFLNESGLLLVTFSVDSDFRFSKNSLAQIYGGGLIGGKSLAIVPEYERGQMAQTGDTLPSDIEEGIMELVNERLTPLQVKVERTIVSADSMVTALNQVLNPQTRNNIKATFDDLALTVASFKATAQSLNGIVDGNSQKLDHTFTNLDEMSTNFNKFSDSLSQIDLSGMGRDLEKVIADFEEISNNLSSGKGTAGKLLTDDRVYDNLDRATKQMEQLLQDIKLNPKRYVHFSVFGKSPGSYDKPKDSLK; encoded by the coding sequence TTGAAATATACTAAAGAGGTTAAAACTGGCATCCTGGCCATTGTTGCTATAGTAATATTAATATTTGGATATAGTTTTCTTAAAGGTAAAAATCTCTTAGATTCAAGCCGGAAATTTTATGCTGTGTATGCAGATGTAGAAGGATTATCTCCATCTTCTGCAGTTACTATTAATGGTTTAAAGGTTGGGAAGATAAATACAATAGATTTCTTAAATGAAAGTGGTCTCTTATTAGTAACCTTTAGCGTGGATAGTGATTTTAGATTTTCTAAGAACAGTCTGGCTCAAATATATGGAGGTGGGCTTATTGGAGGTAAGTCTTTAGCTATTGTTCCTGAATATGAACGAGGCCAAATGGCTCAAACAGGTGATACATTGCCAAGTGATATTGAAGAAGGAATCATGGAATTGGTAAATGAGCGCCTAACACCCTTACAGGTAAAAGTAGAGAGAACAATAGTTAGTGCAGACTCTATGGTTACTGCATTAAACCAGGTGTTGAATCCACAAACTCGTAACAACATAAAAGCAACTTTTGATGATCTTGCTTTAACAGTAGCTTCTTTTAAAGCTACTGCTCAATCTTTGAATGGTATTGTAGATGGTAATTCTCAAAAATTAGATCATACATTTACCAATTTAGATGAAATGTCTACAAACTTCAATAAGTTTTCTGATAGTCTTTCTCAAATTGATCTAAGTGGTATGGGAAGAGATCTTGAGAAAGTTATAGCAGATTTTGAAGAGATCTCTAATAATTTGAGTAGCGGAAAAGGAACTGCAGGTAAATTGCTTACAGATGATAGGGTTTATGATAATCTAGACCGTGCTACCAAACAAATGGAACAACTACTACAGGATATCAAATTAAATCCTAAAAGATATGTTCACTTCTCAGTTTTCGGAAAATCTCCGGGATCGTATGATAAGCCAAAAGATTCTTTAAAATAG